The Salvia splendens isolate huo1 chromosome 21, SspV2, whole genome shotgun sequence genome includes a window with the following:
- the LOC121783807 gene encoding uncharacterized protein LOC121783807 → MGRPSFGEVAAPAPTAAVSGGVEREDQWRSFDNSVNAVSFGFVATAILISMFLVIAIFERFLRPRLSDAAAGGGGDLDGGVNLRKMGYPSPKMAVYLKGVSVLMPGERMPTFIAHPAPTPCPPERISRPPYSSL, encoded by the exons ATGGGGAGGCCGAGCTTTGGTGAAGTGGCGGCGCCGGCTCCGACGGCGGCGGTGAGCGGCGGAGTGGAGAGGGAGGATCAATGGAGGAGCTTTGACAACTCTGTGAATGCTGTGTCGTTTGGGTTCGTTGCCACTGCTATTCTCATTTCTATGTTTCTTGTGATCGCTATTTTTGAGAGGTTTCTCCGCCCAAGATTGTCGGACGCCGCCGCGGGCGGCGGTGGAGACCTTGATGGAGGTGTAAATTTGAGAAAGATGGGCTATCCTTCTCCAAAG ATGGCTGTATATTTAAAGGGAGTCTCAGTGTTGATGCCAGGTGAAAGGATGCCTACTTTCATCGCTCACCCGGCACCTACCCCATGCCCTCCCGAACGCATCTCCCGGCCCCCCTATTCGTCGTTGTAG
- the LOC121784102 gene encoding F-box/kelch-repeat protein At1g16250-like encodes MGSLSPLLHRSSAASHRIFVPFCDRNAPAGDATTFIDCYTPATNTWHRVTSIPASAEGLVLKDFSMVAFGPHIYVLGGRLCRRPAEVGSAASVDGEFRLRAVSTVRRYDVAADRWEMCAEMSEARFSFACTVCGGRIYVAGGQSSPGRARGISSSEVYDPASDRWRSLANMSRMRYKCVGVTWKGRILVVGGFVGGENFGPLDQTARSSSEVYDAERDKWIYVARMWALDVPPRQIVVVNDKLFSSGDCLQPWKGHIESYDEKESIWNVVHRSHFNCMSPTYTAEGTTATGRCYITMAPLRNHLYFLTGYSMPGEGSLLRSEVHVFDTSNSGGGWRSLESIDEVGEKELCGHCCVLNDDE; translated from the exons ATGGGCTCTCTCTCTCCGCTCCTCCACCGCAGCTCCGCCGCCTCCCACCGAATCTTCGTCCCGTTCTGCGACCGCAACGCCCCCGCGGGCGACGCCACCACGTTCATCGATTGCTACACGCCCGCCACCAACACGTGGCACCGCGTCACCTCGATCCCGGCCTCGGCCGAGGGTTTAGTCTTGAAGGACTTTTCCATGGTGGCATTCGGCCCCCATATTTATGTCTTGGGCGGTCGCCTCTGCCGGCGGCCGGCCGAGGTGGGCTCCGCGGCCTCCGTGGATGGGGAATTCCGGCTGAGGGCTGTGTCGACGGTGCGGCGGTATGATGTGGCAGCGGATCGGTGGGAGATGTGTGCGGAGATGTCCGAAGCGAGATTTAGCTTCGCGTGCACCGTTTGCGGCGGGAGAATATATGTGGCCGGCGGCCAGAGCTCGCCGGGGCGGGCGAGGGGAATATCTTCGTCGGAAGTTTATGATCCGGCGTCGGATCGATGGAGATCGCTTGCAAATATGAGTAGAATGAG GTACAAATGCGTGGGCGTGACGTGGAAAGGAAGAATCCTCGTAGTTGGAGGTTTCGTCGGCGGAGAGAACTTCGGCCCCCTCGACCAGACTGCCCGTAGCTCTTCCGAGGTCTACGATGCAGAGAGGGATAAGTGGATCTACGTAGCTCGAATGTGGGCCCTAGACGTCCCGCCACGACAGATCGTTGTGGTGAATGACAAGCTCTTCAGCTCCGGCGACTGCCTCCAGCCGTGGAAAGGTCACATAGAGTCGTACGACGAGAAAGAAAGCATTTGGAATGTGGTCCATCGCTCCCATTTCAATTGCATGTCCCCTACCTACACCGCTGAGGGGACGACCGCCACGGGGAGATGCTACATTACCATGGCTCCCCTCAGAAACCACCTCTACTTCCTCACCGGGTATAGCATGCCTGGGGAGGGTTCGCTCCTGAGATCCGAGGTTCATGTTTTCGACACCTCCAATAGTGGGGGCGGGTGGCGGAGCTTGGAGTCGATAGATGAGGTTGGGGAGAAAGAGCTGTGTGGACATTGCTGTGTGTTGAATGATGATGAATGA
- the LOC121784103 gene encoding uncharacterized protein LOC121784103 produces the protein MGCCLSAGSRNREAENRRSIDGEPPTSPRAILEVETVKEVLLETPVALKSDSEKLKPMSPENQESTAEFRQPPETAGSRDAPGNDAGNTASEITELSEIGSYSESLSAAAAAADEDGVVDQRPPLRKRRSNGGGRGRRERVVGRRVPEKRGPVAPVRAVRGRAVAAAPRNVAEGNGNGNLNGKNVEEGYGRSPVRQKEVGPPLPPRKESDEKTPAEEEAETLENPVVSLECFIFL, from the coding sequence ATGGGCTGCTGTCTCAGCGCCGGCAGCCGCAATCGAGAGGCGGAGAACCGCCGCTCCATCGATGGAGAGCCGCCGACGTCTCCGCGGGCAATTCTCGAAGTCGAAACCGTGAAGGAGGTGCTGCTAGAGACGCCCGTTGCTCTGAAATCCGACAGCGAGAAGCTCAAACCGATGTCGCCGGAAAATCAAGAATCGACGGCGGAATTCCGGCAGCCGCCGGAGACCGCCGGGAGCCGCGACGCGCCCGGAAATGACGCCGGAAACACGGCGTCGGAGATCACCGAGTTGTCGGAGATTGGGAGCTACAGCGAGAGCctgtcggcggcggcggcggccgcCGACGAAGACGGCGTGGTTGATCAGCGGCCGCCGCTGAGGAAGCGGAGGTCGAACGGCGgggggagagggaggagggagaggGTGGTGGGAAGGAGAGTGCCGGAGAAGAGGGGGCCGGTTGCGCCGGTGAGGGCGGTGCGGGGGcgggcggtggcggcggcgccgCGTAATGTGGCGGAGGGAAATGGTAATGGGAATTTGAACGGGAAGAATGTTGAGGAGGGTTATGGGAGGTCTCCGGTGAGGCAGAAGGAGGTGGGGCCGCCTCTGCCACCGCGGAAGGAGAGTGATGAGAAGACTCCGGCGGAGGAGGAAGCTGAGACGCTTGAAAATCCTGTTGTTTCATTGGAATGCTTTATCTTTTTATGA